CAGCGCCTGCCGGCCCGGATCGACGCTCGCCAGCGTGCGCACCAGCGGCTTGACCTCCTGCTCGACAAAATCCAGGAAGCGGCCGGCGCCGCCCTCGGTCGGCGCGGCATCCTTGCCGCCTGGCGGCGTGTAGTCGCTGCTGCGGGCCGGGTCGTAATCGCGCTCGGTCGCATAGCCGATGCCGACAACGATGGGGGCCGCGTGCCCCGTCACCGCGGCACGCGCGCCGGCCGTCCGCGCCATCAAGGCCAGGCTGGGGAAGGTCGCGTTGCCGTCCAGCGCGTACAACACGGGATGTCCGCCCGGCGGTGCCGCACGTTCGGGGATGCTGACGAAGATCCGGTAGCGTTGCCCCGTCACGGTCGAGACGATGTCGCGCTGGCGCGCCAGCGGCATGGTGGCCGCCTGCCAGTCGCTGGCGGCGCGTACCGGCGCCGGCGCCAGGCCGGCCAGGGACAGCGCGCCGGCGGCAAGCGCGCGGCGTCGCGCGGGATCGAGAGTGGGAGGCATACGTCCTGCCATGGATGAGAATGGTTCTCATTCTAGCCTACCCGCTCGGCGCGCGGAAGCCACGGTATGATTACGGCACCAGGATGGCGGCACCGGTCAGGCGGCGCGCGGCGATGTCCTCGTGGGCTTGGGCGGCGTCGCGCAATGGGTAGCGCCGTGGCAGGACTTCGCCGAAGATGCCATCACCCAGCGCGGCGAACAGCGTGGCGCTGGCGCGTTCGAGTTCCGCGCGCTCGTCCACGTACTGCCCGGTGCTGGGCTGGGCGTAGCGGATGCCGCGCTCAGCCAGCGCCTCCTTGTCCACGGCGGGGCTGCCGGACGCATTGCCGACGTGGACCAGGGTGCCACCGTCGCGCAGCGCCCGCAGCGACTGCCCGAAGGTGGTCTTGCCCACCAACTCGTAGACGACGTCCACGCCCCGGCCTCCCGTCAGGTCGCGCACGCGCGC
This is a stretch of genomic DNA from Pseudoduganella chitinolytica. It encodes these proteins:
- a CDS encoding alpha/beta hydrolase, which encodes MPPTLDPARRRALAAGALSLAGLAPAPVRAASDWQAATMPLARQRDIVSTVTGQRYRIFVSIPERAAPPGGHPVLYALDGNATFPSLALMARTAGARAAVTGHAAPIVVGIGYATERDYDPARSSDYTPPGGKDAAPTEGGAGRFLDFVEQEVKPLVRTLASVDPGRQALFGHSYGGLCVLHALFTRPASYQAYLASSPSIWYGGRVVLAGVEGLRQRVLALPHKPALLLTAGELERAPVRPGAPGSANPAAAQRRMVEEAGDLAARLQAQPDVLSKVRFQLLAGENHGSAVFPAMARGLEFFLA